Proteins co-encoded in one Dreissena polymorpha isolate Duluth1 chromosome 12, UMN_Dpol_1.0, whole genome shotgun sequence genomic window:
- the LOC127852185 gene encoding nuclear receptor subfamily 1 group D member 2-like, which yields MNESTMDLSTTALPSKINSLTQSAVNGNDHHSLSSMIDFSTSCGSSMMDTLPQSTVKEHLLNPIHYSAMNHGRPQEHVDLVNQMPRNSAEDFHDSSWRPSSVNRMSSNSSSSSDLEYLLLKSEPDSSEYLLSFQGPKSDKHGLSSPLNAFKDELFASETEPDSSSSIATDTDLTLTSSATDWKGNALKYPPCAVCTGKSSGMHYGCFTCEACKNFFRRYLLRNSGFLCKKNNNCPILNRSRGNCSGCRLQKCLEVGMAKEKSKIGRYTHVQRTETIRKMNRLEGKDDSLEMGEPTPNENIKMEHFCEEPAVKHESLLTEDEIELIKTLVESMDAIQHFGERGSTPEGREAIISEHYDRYQAKVKLFGPLRAIPKDEYFTLLKMHNIDLDGRWNLFKQEANNCSHIVTRYCQFAYKIPGFSELSMKDQENLLKIGHCDFFTILLHEGYDKKRGIFLEMNGVPAHIEEAADKIFSREIVELQCEISTRWQGLVLQKEEKALLIAMALLCSDRIDLEHPDQVATYNDRLMELLLKVMGTVHGKDTQKRFTKFIDILTFSREASHAYFREYQQMSNNEMVTSAAPKFPSLCPETF from the coding sequence ATGAACGAGTCTACAATGGATCTATCAACCACAGCTTTGCCATCAAAGATTAACAGTTTAACACAGTCAGCAGTTAATGGAAATGATCACCATTCATTGTCATCGATGATTGATTTCTCAACCTCCTGTGGTTCATCCATGATGGACACTCTGCCCCAGTCAACAGTCAAAGAACATTTGTTGAACCCTATTCATTATTCTGCCATGAATCATGGAAGGCCACAAGAGCATGTTGATTTAGTCAATCAGATGCCCAGGAACAGTGCAGAAGACTTTCATGACTCTAGTTGGAGACCATCTTCTGTGAACAGAATGTCCAGTAACAGTTCTTCGTCATCCGATTTGGAATATCTGCTTTTAAAAAGTGAACCGGATAGTTCGGAATACCTGTTAAGTTTTCAAGGACCTAAAAGCGACAAACATGGCCTGTCATCACCTTTAAATGCCTTCAAAGATGAGCTTTTTGCCTCAGAAACAGAACCGGATAGTTCATCCTCTATTGCTACGGATACAGATTTGACCTTGACGTCTTCGGCAACAGATTGGAAAGGGAATGCATTGAAATATCCACCGTGTGCGGTGTGCACTGGTAAGTCATCCGGGATGCACTATGGCTGCTTCACGTGTGAAGCCTGCAAGAACTTCTTTCGTCGATATTTACTACGAAATAGTGGCTTTCTCTGTAAGAAGAATAACAACTGCCCTATATTGAATCGAAGTAGAGGCAATTGTTCGGGTTGTCGCTTGCAGAAATGTCTGGAAGTTGGTATGGCAAAAGAAAAATCAAAGATTGGACGTTATACCCATGTGCAAAGAACAGAGACTATTCGTAAGATGAACAGGCTGGAGGGTAAAGATGATAGCTTGGAAATGGGTGAGCCTACGccgaatgaaaatattaaaatggaacaTTTTTGTGAAGAGCCAGCTGTGAAACATGAAAGTCTTTTAACAGAAGATGAAATAGAACTGATTAAAACGCTGGTTGAATCTATGGATGCTATTCAGCATTTTGGAGAGCGTGGTTCAACGCCAGAAGGACGTGAGGCAATCATAAGTGAACATTACGATAGGTATCAGGCAAAAGTAAAACTTTTCGGACCGCTGAGAGCAATTCCCAAAGATGAGTATTTCACGTTGTTAAAAATGCATAATATCGATCTTGACGGCCGCTGGAACTTGTTTAAGCAGGAGGCCAACAATTGTTCGCATATAGTGACACGGTATTGTCAGTTCGCGTATAAGATACCAGGATTTTCTGAGCTTTCCATGAAGGACCAAGAAAACCTCCTGAAGATTGGACATTGTGACTTTTTCACCATATTGCTACACGAGGGCTATGACAAAAAACGTGGCATTTTTCTGGAAATGAATGGCGTTCCAGCGCACATTGAGGAAGCTGCAGACAAGATTTTCTCACGTGAAATTGTCGAACTTCAGTGCGAGATCTCAACAAGGTGGCAAGGTTTAGTGCTCCAAAAAGAAGAAAAAGCCTTGTTGATCGCAATGGCACTTCTTTGCTCCGACCGAATTGATTTGGAACATCCCGACCAAGTGGCAACCTACAATGATAGATTGATGGAGCTCCTCCTGAAAGTCATGGGGACTGTGCATGGGAAAGACACGCAAAAGCGATTCACCAAATTCATTGATATTTTAACATTTTCTCGGGAAGCGTCTCATGCGTATTTCCGCGAGTACCAGCAGATGAGTAACAATGAAATGGTCACGTCTGCTGCACCTAAATTCCCTTCATTGTGTCCGGAAACATTCTga